In Deltaproteobacteria bacterium, a single genomic region encodes these proteins:
- a CDS encoding serine/threonine protein kinase, with translation MQHPRGRLAANVRIGEVLGSGAVGRVVRIEGAERALAGKILHASHRGDAAAQARFVQEARVAASLRHPHIVEVLGIETIEGESVLLMEFVDGPTLAQLVARRDRLPEHEVMALLRGIAAGLAHAHEHGVIHRDLKPANVFVTSAGVPKIGDFGMARGASLGDGDRDALSVLGTPDYMAPECLDPLAVDGRSDLYALGCIAFELLTGAPPFTGATPHAVLRAHRDDDAPALPAEITAGLRGLVASLLAKAPSARPQAAGAVLEALDRLLAGESISLALRDDGDRPRCAACLRPLVPGVAACLHCGRALLRHEPGRSRVIVTGPGEVGDKLDNTLRLRLHAFLRDEPGLRLQARRALEKRIPRLPFVLVDGLSEAQAAAVATALGSLGLQALATEAAALSLPAMRRKAMMLNGRVALIVATSSAGVIHSLPGLGGLAIAGLGMVFGVTFAAGRTVTRVAKGDTPVPAALDAALQRLVAALPAVTAGRHRDTVRAVAERAISLALRPQLRGDELVDELARAVDAATAAAGTLDRLDRSLGTGLGGGTQADRELLRERDLWAGRLQRVLAELEAIELRLARVHAQHDRDGDDALAALRGHVEALEEVQS, from the coding sequence TTGCAACACCCACGTGGCAGACTCGCCGCCAACGTGCGCATCGGCGAGGTCCTGGGCAGTGGCGCGGTCGGTCGGGTGGTCCGCATCGAGGGGGCCGAGCGCGCGCTGGCGGGCAAGATCCTCCACGCGTCGCACCGCGGCGACGCGGCCGCGCAGGCGCGGTTCGTCCAGGAGGCACGGGTTGCGGCGAGTCTGCGCCACCCGCACATCGTCGAGGTGCTCGGCATCGAGACCATCGAGGGCGAGTCGGTCTTGCTGATGGAGTTCGTCGACGGCCCGACACTCGCGCAGCTCGTCGCGCGTCGCGATCGCCTGCCCGAGCACGAGGTCATGGCGCTGCTGCGCGGCATCGCGGCGGGCCTGGCCCATGCCCACGAACACGGCGTCATCCACCGCGATCTCAAGCCCGCCAACGTCTTCGTCACCAGCGCGGGCGTGCCCAAGATCGGTGACTTCGGCATGGCCCGCGGCGCCTCGCTCGGTGACGGCGATCGCGACGCGCTGAGCGTGCTGGGCACGCCCGACTACATGGCCCCCGAGTGCCTCGACCCGCTCGCGGTCGATGGTCGCAGCGATCTCTACGCGCTCGGCTGCATCGCCTTCGAGTTGCTCACCGGCGCGCCGCCGTTCACCGGCGCCACCCCACACGCGGTGCTGCGAGCCCATCGCGACGACGATGCCCCGGCGCTGCCCGCCGAAATCACCGCCGGCCTGCGCGGTCTGGTCGCCTCGTTGCTCGCCAAGGCGCCCAGCGCTCGCCCGCAGGCGGCGGGGGCCGTGCTGGAGGCGCTCGATCGCTTGCTGGCCGGGGAGTCGATCTCGCTGGCGCTGCGCGACGACGGCGATCGTCCGCGCTGCGCCGCGTGTCTGCGTCCGCTGGTGCCGGGGGTGGCCGCGTGCCTGCACTGCGGGCGCGCGCTGCTGCGCCACGAGCCGGGTCGCTCGCGCGTGATCGTCACCGGGCCGGGCGAGGTCGGCGACAAGCTCGACAACACGCTGCGCCTGCGGCTGCACGCGTTCCTGCGCGACGAGCCGGGGCTGCGGCTGCAGGCCCGTCGCGCGCTGGAGAAGCGAATCCCCCGCCTGCCGTTCGTACTCGTCGATGGCCTCAGCGAGGCGCAGGCGGCCGCCGTCGCGACCGCGCTCGGATCGCTGGGCCTGCAGGCGCTCGCGACCGAGGCTGCCGCGCTGTCGCTGCCGGCGATGCGCCGCAAGGCGATGATGCTCAACGGTCGCGTCGCGCTCATCGTCGCGACCTCGAGCGCCGGCGTGATCCACTCGCTGCCGGGGCTCGGCGGCCTCGCGATCGCCGGCCTCGGCATGGTCTTCGGTGTGACCTTCGCGGCCGGTCGCACCGTCACCCGCGTCGCGAAGGGCGACACGCCAGTGCCGGCGGCGCTCGACGCCGCGCTGCAGCGGCTGGTCGCGGCGCTGCCGGCCGTGACCGCCGGCCGCCATCGCGACACCGTGCGGGCGGTGGCCGAGCGTGCCATCTCCCTGGCCCTGCGCCCGCAGCTGCGGGGCGACGAGCTCGTCGACGAGCTCGCGCGCGCGGTCGATGCCGCCACCGCGGCCGCGGGCACCCTCGATCGCCTCGACCGCTCGCTCGGCACCGGTCTGGGCGGTGGCACGCAGGCCGATCGCGAGCTGCTGCGCGAGCGCGACCTGTGGGCCGGCCGTCTGCAGCGCGTGCTCGCCGAGCTCGAGGCCATCGAGCTGCGCCTCGCCCGGGTGCACGCGCAGCACGATCGCGACGGCGACGACGCCCTCGCGGCCCTGCGGGGCCACGTCGAGGCGCTCGAGGAGGTGCAGTCGTGA
- a CDS encoding protein kinase, whose product MSATIAAAAPRPIGAPSGLEPLTGARRVGSELRWSVSYDGVEASFAQLAPELARDATVRARFVDDVERMVALDVPAHEAPFATGPAPDPRDPEAAPPWRLRRQPPGVTLDAWLLEHTPASIERALALVRAVASAVAQVHARGFVIRDLQPRHVVIQTDGDAVTAAVLVDIGLSRTDTLSSRTAASLLVEDSPYTAPECLRRTTVDRRADLFSLGVLAHVALTGVAPWGDVGAVTRPATPAPAASQLRPELGAVIDGAIAAALCEDPDRRPASVEDWLQLFEGGAVVALAHVRCQACGADVRAGQRLCLSCGRQAVQFGHAAPDSLDVQMLVLPKASEEAQFAQRLRDALATIADGELPPLDFLIGDERMYSKRERQARIRLPAKLFGRLTPATATQLQRYFEARGIATRIRPDRPSTRAPVVAAIIGGAGALTAGAALLAGNGILAIFVLLLSFSVAFAFARRRRRRRPSPDPLLRLRAAPAALPASDPWVARLAALLTADTAADVRPRIAQLALALQNLVDHRLTHHRERAEIDLVTAPIERLVALIEREAGRVHEIDRELATLDEGALVRAIARSEARAEPEHERAAIRLRLARLRVLEDARAAAFGRLLDGASLIERAVAMGLRVRDEGVEHERWVAAALQALDGE is encoded by the coding sequence GTGAGTGCCACCATCGCCGCCGCGGCGCCGCGCCCGATCGGCGCACCCTCCGGTCTCGAGCCGCTCACGGGCGCGCGCAGGGTCGGCAGCGAGCTGCGTTGGAGCGTGTCCTACGACGGTGTCGAGGCCAGCTTCGCGCAGCTGGCCCCCGAGCTCGCGCGCGATGCCACCGTGCGCGCACGCTTCGTGGACGACGTCGAGCGCATGGTCGCGCTCGACGTGCCCGCCCACGAGGCTCCGTTCGCCACCGGGCCCGCGCCCGATCCCCGCGACCCCGAGGCCGCTCCGCCGTGGCGCCTGCGTCGGCAGCCGCCCGGGGTCACGCTCGACGCATGGTTGCTCGAACACACGCCGGCGTCGATCGAGCGGGCGCTCGCGCTCGTGCGCGCCGTCGCGTCCGCGGTCGCGCAGGTCCACGCCCGCGGCTTCGTCATCCGCGATCTCCAGCCCCGTCACGTGGTGATTCAGACCGACGGCGACGCGGTGACGGCCGCGGTGCTGGTCGACATCGGCCTCTCGCGCACCGACACGCTGTCGAGTCGCACCGCCGCCAGCCTGCTGGTCGAGGACTCGCCGTACACCGCGCCCGAGTGCCTGCGACGCACCACCGTCGATCGCCGCGCCGATCTCTTCAGCCTCGGCGTGCTCGCCCACGTCGCGTTGACCGGGGTTGCGCCGTGGGGGGACGTCGGCGCCGTCACGCGCCCCGCGACACCGGCACCCGCGGCGAGCCAGCTGCGGCCCGAGCTCGGTGCCGTCATCGACGGCGCGATCGCGGCGGCGCTCTGCGAGGACCCGGATCGCCGACCCGCGAGCGTCGAGGACTGGCTGCAGCTGTTCGAAGGCGGGGCCGTGGTCGCGCTCGCGCACGTGCGCTGTCAGGCCTGCGGCGCCGACGTGCGTGCGGGCCAGCGGCTGTGCCTGTCGTGCGGACGCCAGGCCGTGCAGTTCGGCCACGCCGCGCCCGACAGCCTCGACGTCCAGATGCTGGTGTTGCCCAAGGCCAGCGAGGAGGCACAGTTCGCGCAGCGGCTGCGCGATGCTCTCGCGACCATCGCGGACGGCGAGCTACCGCCGCTCGACTTCCTGATCGGGGACGAGCGCATGTACTCCAAGCGCGAACGTCAGGCCCGCATCCGCCTGCCAGCCAAGCTGTTCGGCCGGCTCACGCCCGCGACCGCGACGCAGCTGCAGCGCTACTTCGAGGCGCGCGGCATCGCCACGCGCATCCGTCCCGATCGGCCGAGCACCCGCGCGCCGGTGGTCGCGGCCATCATCGGTGGCGCCGGGGCCCTCACCGCGGGTGCGGCCCTGCTCGCGGGCAACGGCATCCTCGCGATCTTCGTGCTGCTGTTGTCGTTCTCGGTCGCCTTCGCGTTCGCGCGCCGTCGTCGACGCCGCCGACCGAGCCCCGACCCGTTGCTGCGGTTGCGGGCCGCACCGGCCGCGCTGCCGGCCTCGGACCCGTGGGTCGCGCGCCTGGCCGCGCTGCTCACGGCCGACACCGCCGCCGACGTGCGCCCGCGGATCGCCCAGCTCGCGCTGGCGCTGCAGAACCTCGTCGACCATCGGCTCACGCACCATCGTGAGCGCGCCGAGATCGATCTGGTGACCGCGCCGATCGAGCGCTTGGTCGCGCTCATCGAGCGGGAGGCCGGGCGCGTGCACGAGATCGATCGCGAGCTCGCCACCCTCGACGAGGGCGCGCTCGTCCGCGCCATCGCACGCAGCGAGGCGCGTGCCGAGCCCGAGCACGAACGTGCGGCGATCCGCCTGCGACTGGCTCGCCTGCGCGTGCTCGAGGACGCCCGCGCGGCGGCGTTCGGTCGACTGCTCGACGGCGCGTCGCTGATCGAGCGCGCGGTGGCCATGGGTCTGCGGGTGCGCGACGAGGGCGTCGAGCACGAGCGCTGGGTTGCCGCAGCACTGCAGGCGTTGGACGGCGAGTGA
- a CDS encoding RNA-directed DNA polymerase — MLDLRNMRDASDLAKYLGISEGRARQLLVASPEEVFKTYEIPKRGNRGVREIWEVTETWAADMYKGLARRLNALFVGALAGFPHPSAHGYVAGRSTWTNALAHLGQRRVLCTDIRAFFKSIQHERVRQLLLRCGLNNEAAAALSRILSWDDHVPLGLHTSPIVANAVCHDLDARLRALAPAGRYTRYADDLFFSGPELPTRNDVAAALAADGFEIAPRKWGLAKAGRGLYVTGLSLEHGDRPRAPRSMKRRLRQDLHHADRYGLRQHLGRRGYPSFQSGINKIHGTIQYLRGIERDLGDRLNKEWMELLGREGVAVAYPTQERLAGRTVLFLLDESVPPDRDVLLLCLTVVEDVEWVSAEVQRFLDDRIADTMTAESERAVLKQRGLHWNELTPDNRTRATELLRTLPFRSFVAYAALPKQDKASYAETYARTLAQLLRDRMIRYDGCTLKIVGEENPRVGRRLLSEIANSIFSELECLGARRPAAVPSCEVLSKGSNPALPLPDLVLGVLGDFALSIVRSEREEVGDGKKKRRSGDQASIRFEQISHKVKAIYDLQSGVVYSRRNPFTAWPLDNASTGGE; from the coding sequence ATGCTCGACTTGAGGAACATGCGTGATGCGAGCGACCTCGCGAAGTACCTCGGGATCTCGGAAGGACGCGCGCGCCAGCTTCTCGTGGCCTCCCCGGAGGAGGTGTTCAAGACCTACGAGATCCCGAAGCGCGGAAATCGGGGCGTGCGCGAGATCTGGGAAGTGACCGAGACCTGGGCCGCCGACATGTACAAAGGCCTCGCGCGCAGGCTCAACGCGCTCTTCGTCGGCGCGCTCGCTGGTTTCCCCCACCCGTCCGCGCACGGGTACGTCGCTGGCCGATCGACGTGGACCAATGCGCTCGCGCACCTGGGTCAGCGACGCGTACTTTGCACGGACATACGGGCCTTCTTCAAGTCCATCCAACACGAGCGCGTTCGACAACTGCTTCTGCGATGCGGGCTGAACAATGAGGCGGCCGCGGCCCTCTCGCGCATCTTGTCCTGGGACGATCACGTGCCGCTCGGACTGCACACGAGCCCCATCGTTGCGAACGCCGTGTGCCACGACCTCGACGCGCGCCTGCGCGCGTTGGCGCCGGCCGGACGCTACACCAGGTATGCGGACGACTTGTTCTTCTCCGGGCCCGAACTCCCGACGCGGAACGATGTCGCTGCCGCGCTCGCCGCCGACGGCTTCGAGATCGCACCACGGAAGTGGGGTTTGGCGAAGGCGGGACGCGGTCTCTACGTCACCGGCCTCTCGCTCGAACATGGCGACCGACCGCGCGCGCCGAGGAGCATGAAGCGACGGCTCCGCCAGGATCTCCACCACGCTGACAGGTACGGTCTCCGGCAGCATCTCGGGCGTCGCGGCTACCCGTCGTTTCAGTCCGGCATCAACAAGATCCACGGGACCATCCAGTACCTCCGGGGCATCGAGCGTGACCTCGGAGATCGGCTGAACAAGGAGTGGATGGAACTCCTCGGCCGGGAAGGCGTCGCCGTTGCCTATCCGACGCAGGAACGCCTCGCGGGCCGCACCGTGCTCTTCCTTCTCGACGAGTCGGTCCCGCCAGACCGTGACGTTCTTCTGCTGTGCCTCACGGTCGTCGAAGATGTCGAATGGGTCTCGGCAGAAGTCCAGCGCTTCCTGGATGATCGCATCGCGGACACGATGACCGCCGAGAGCGAACGAGCAGTGTTGAAGCAAAGGGGACTCCACTGGAACGAACTGACGCCCGACAACCGAACGCGAGCCACCGAGCTGCTGCGGACCCTTCCGTTTCGCTCATTCGTCGCCTACGCGGCACTGCCGAAGCAGGACAAGGCTTCATACGCCGAGACGTATGCTCGAACTCTCGCCCAACTCCTACGCGACCGGATGATCCGCTACGACGGATGTACGCTGAAGATCGTGGGCGAGGAGAACCCAAGGGTCGGCAGAAGGCTCCTGTCCGAAATCGCGAACTCGATATTCAGCGAGCTCGAGTGCCTCGGTGCGCGTAGGCCGGCCGCGGTGCCGAGCTGCGAGGTCCTCTCGAAGGGGAGCAACCCTGCGCTGCCCCTGCCGGATCTCGTTCTCGGAGTCCTCGGAGACTTCGCGCTTTCGATCGTCCGCTCTGAACGCGAGGAGGTGGGTGATGGCAAGAAGAAGCGGAGGTCCGGCGACCAGGCGAGCATCCGCTTCGAACAGATCAGCCACAAGGTGAAGGCCATCTACGACCTGCAGTCGGGCGTCGTCTACTCGCGCCGCAACCCATTCACCGCCTGGCCGCTCGACAACGCTTCCACGGGGGGCGAGTGA
- a CDS encoding universal stress protein encodes MRFALGIDSRARSRGAIEFASWLRQHTDDAEIVGVHVIDQRLRVSLRDDLADEVVARAQRDLDAALQDADARSVVVSAHVAFSDSPEEGLAASIGEQRIDALLLGRIAPAHAIALQRLGRVARRLVRTLPSAVVVVPPDLTREQIGAGPVLLATDGREPAVEAARFAARLAGSLGRPLLALQGTTPREYAPDFESPVQLARDPHAALDPAELVAWLAKVGCPQAQALVVEGDVVDTLFTVAARERAPVIVTGSRRLGVADRLFSSSVGTDLARLADRAVAIVPNLVPPGT; translated from the coding sequence ATGCGGTTCGCCCTCGGCATCGATTCACGGGCGCGCAGTCGCGGCGCCATCGAGTTTGCGTCGTGGCTGCGACAGCACACCGATGACGCCGAGATCGTCGGCGTGCACGTGATCGATCAGCGGCTGCGGGTGAGCCTGCGCGATGACCTCGCCGACGAGGTCGTCGCTCGCGCGCAGCGAGATCTCGACGCCGCCCTGCAGGACGCCGACGCCCGCAGCGTGGTGGTGAGTGCCCACGTTGCGTTCAGCGACTCACCCGAGGAGGGGCTGGCCGCGAGCATCGGCGAGCAGCGGATCGATGCGCTGCTGCTCGGTCGCATCGCGCCCGCCCACGCCATCGCGCTGCAGCGCCTGGGTCGAGTCGCGCGTAGGCTCGTGCGCACGCTGCCGAGCGCGGTCGTGGTGGTGCCGCCGGATCTCACCCGCGAGCAGATCGGTGCCGGACCCGTGCTGCTGGCGACCGATGGACGCGAGCCCGCGGTCGAGGCCGCTCGCTTCGCCGCACGGCTCGCGGGCTCGCTCGGCCGGCCGCTGCTGGCGCTGCAGGGCACGACACCCCGCGAGTACGCGCCCGACTTCGAGTCGCCGGTGCAGCTCGCCCGCGATCCGCACGCTGCGCTCGATCCCGCCGAGCTGGTGGCGTGGCTCGCCAAGGTCGGCTGCCCGCAGGCGCAGGCGCTGGTCGTCGAAGGCGATGTCGTCGACACGCTGTTCACGGTCGCGGCGCGCGAGCGTGCGCCCGTGATCGTGACCGGCTCCCGGCGGCTGGGAGTCGCCGATCGTCTGTTCAGCTCGAGCGTGGGGACCGATCTCGCGCGGCTTGCCGATCGCGCCGTCGCGATCGTGCCGAACCTCGTACCGCCCGGCACGTGA
- a CDS encoding alkaline phosphatase D family protein yields the protein MRAALVVGLGLTLSCHGGGGGSGGNQEGGVASSTSGGDTSGTGVGTNASGSAEGGTMADSSSGSSGPTDCNGGDPTGSPDAAEICDGIDQDCDGEIDEGIPTDGAGCQDPGPPPSTDMVSIVTISIRTGTDTNANTDSAMEACLGDGHCWSLDIPTTWNDRELGAWDVYAFEDLQIPREELDRFELRVAAGSGQDRWHPVAAGVAFDGEPIYCRNDMDVFLGSDGGAVEVASWVDPEGLDNHCATAWDSPLTFGPMIGAADPDGARLWYRTDATRAVRLRVAATAEALADAPVVHHGYPLASADFTQTVHVQGLQPDTQWWFDLEIEGERHGPWSFETAPRPDAAGEVRVAFGSCTHDDAQPIFGTIRDWAPDIFMFIGDNHYGNTGNVGALRQWYRWAHGRPQRRELLHESEILAVWDDHDYVGNNLDGTAAGKDNALRVFQEYWANASYGTEELAGIFSAQRHGQVEIFLLDDRYWRGLDDSVIGDEQEEWLYDALADSDATFKLVVSGSQYTLLDHSDSWGVFPEAQTRLRQFIADHDVAGVVLLSGDVHRAELRLLPGAAGGYGLPELTSSPLANPNNGCDDNESDLLGCYDGDNFFIGLEIDTAAADPTLTARIIDSDGDERDSWVIPRSSLQ from the coding sequence ATGCGGGCGGCACTCGTGGTGGGTCTGGGGTTGACGTTGTCCTGTCACGGCGGTGGCGGGGGCAGCGGAGGCAATCAAGAAGGTGGCGTCGCGTCGAGCACGTCGGGTGGCGACACCTCCGGCACCGGCGTGGGCACGAACGCATCGGGCAGCGCCGAGGGCGGCACGATGGCCGACAGCTCCTCGGGTTCGAGCGGGCCGACGGACTGCAACGGCGGCGACCCGACCGGCAGCCCCGACGCGGCCGAGATCTGCGACGGCATCGACCAGGACTGCGACGGCGAGATCGACGAGGGCATCCCGACCGACGGCGCGGGCTGTCAGGACCCGGGACCGCCACCCTCGACCGACATGGTCTCGATCGTGACGATCTCGATCCGCACTGGCACCGACACCAACGCCAACACCGATTCTGCGATGGAGGCGTGCCTGGGCGACGGACACTGCTGGTCGCTCGACATCCCGACCACCTGGAACGATCGCGAGCTCGGGGCCTGGGACGTGTACGCGTTCGAAGACCTGCAGATCCCCCGCGAGGAGCTCGATCGCTTCGAGCTGCGCGTCGCCGCCGGCAGTGGCCAGGATCGCTGGCACCCGGTCGCCGCAGGGGTCGCGTTCGACGGCGAACCGATCTACTGCCGCAACGACATGGATGTGTTCCTCGGCAGCGACGGCGGCGCGGTCGAGGTGGCGTCGTGGGTCGACCCGGAGGGCCTCGACAACCACTGCGCGACGGCCTGGGACAGCCCGCTGACATTCGGGCCGATGATCGGCGCCGCCGATCCCGACGGCGCGCGGCTGTGGTACCGCACCGACGCGACGCGAGCGGTACGCCTGCGCGTGGCCGCCACCGCGGAGGCGCTGGCCGACGCGCCGGTGGTGCACCACGGCTATCCGCTCGCGAGCGCCGACTTCACGCAGACCGTGCACGTGCAGGGGCTGCAGCCCGACACGCAGTGGTGGTTCGACCTCGAGATCGAGGGCGAACGTCACGGCCCGTGGTCGTTCGAGACCGCGCCGCGCCCGGACGCCGCCGGTGAGGTGCGCGTCGCGTTCGGCTCGTGCACCCACGACGACGCGCAGCCGATCTTCGGCACCATCCGCGACTGGGCCCCCGACATCTTCATGTTCATCGGCGACAACCACTACGGCAACACCGGCAACGTCGGCGCGCTGCGGCAGTGGTACCGCTGGGCCCACGGTCGGCCGCAGCGCCGCGAGCTGCTGCACGAGAGCGAGATCCTCGCGGTCTGGGACGACCACGACTATGTCGGCAACAACCTCGACGGCACCGCGGCGGGCAAGGACAACGCGCTGCGGGTGTTCCAGGAGTACTGGGCCAACGCCAGCTACGGCACCGAGGAGCTGGCCGGCATCTTCAGCGCGCAGCGACACGGCCAGGTCGAGATCTTCCTGCTCGACGACCGCTACTGGCGAGGGCTCGACGACTCGGTCATCGGTGACGAGCAAGAGGAGTGGCTGTACGACGCGCTGGCCGACTCCGACGCGACCTTCAAGCTGGTGGTGTCGGGCAGCCAGTACACCCTGCTCGATCACTCGGACTCGTGGGGTGTGTTCCCCGAGGCGCAGACGCGGCTGCGGCAGTTCATCGCCGATCACGACGTCGCCGGCGTCGTGCTGCTCTCGGGCGACGTCCATCGCGCCGAGCTGCGCCTGCTACCGGGGGCTGCAGGTGGCTACGGCCTGCCCGAGCTGACCTCGTCGCCGCTGGCCAACCCCAACAACGGCTGCGACGACAACGAGTCCGATCTGCTGGGCTGCTACGACGGCGACAACTTCTTCATCGGGCTCGAGATCGACACCGCTGCCGCCGACCCCACGCTCACGGCTCGCATCATCGACAGTGACGGCGACGAGCGCGACAGCTGGGTGATCCCGCGTTCCTCGCTGCAGTAG
- a CDS encoding ribulose phosphate epimerase, producing the protein MRTLSIAQTGSLFASTTLVLALAACGAPKNDETSATSPSTTQSNTTDDTDTDTDPSASDTGTSNDPSMGSMTTASDDTTTTDATASATAGVFIIDPDGGGVSNECDVWAQDCPKGEKCMPWDNAGGNSWNATRCSPLDAAPDAVGDTCTVEGSGVSGIDSCDIGSMCWAVDGETNMGTCVGFCMGTEAAPVCPDPATGCSITNNGVLILCLPYCDPLLQDCGTEEACYPEPNGFFCSPDAGGETGGFGDPCEFLNVCDPGLFCADAATVPNCMGSTGCCSEYCDTSDPAATCMGQGQECTPFYDAGQAPPGYENVGICIIPQ; encoded by the coding sequence ATGCGGACGCTCTCCATCGCCCAGACCGGTTCCCTCTTCGCTTCGACCACCCTCGTACTCGCCCTCGCGGCCTGCGGTGCGCCGAAGAACGACGAGACCTCTGCGACGTCGCCCTCGACGACGCAGAGCAACACGACCGACGACACCGATACCGATACCGATCCGTCGGCGAGCGACACCGGCACCTCCAACGATCCCTCGATGGGCTCGATGACCACCGCGTCCGACGACACGACGACCACCGACGCGACCGCAAGCGCAACGGCCGGCGTGTTCATCATCGATCCCGACGGTGGCGGTGTGAGCAACGAGTGCGATGTCTGGGCGCAGGACTGTCCGAAGGGCGAGAAGTGCATGCCGTGGGACAACGCCGGCGGCAACTCGTGGAACGCCACGCGATGCAGCCCGCTCGACGCGGCGCCGGACGCCGTCGGTGACACCTGCACGGTCGAGGGCAGTGGCGTCAGCGGCATCGACAGCTGCGACATCGGCTCGATGTGCTGGGCCGTCGACGGCGAGACCAACATGGGCACCTGCGTCGGCTTCTGCATGGGCACCGAGGCCGCGCCCGTCTGCCCCGACCCGGCCACCGGCTGCTCCATCACCAACAACGGCGTGCTGATCCTCTGCCTGCCCTACTGCGATCCTCTTCTGCAGGACTGCGGCACCGAGGAAGCTTGCTACCCCGAGCCCAACGGCTTCTTCTGCTCGCCCGACGCGGGCGGCGAGACCGGTGGCTTCGGCGACCCCTGCGAGTTCCTGAACGTCTGCGACCCGGGCCTCTTCTGCGCCGACGCGGCGACCGTGCCGAACTGCATGGGCTCGACCGGCTGCTGCAGCGAGTACTGCGACACCAGCGATCCGGCCGCGACCTGCATGGGCCAGGGCCAGGAGTGCACGCCGTTCTACGACGCCGGCCAGGCCCCTCCCGGCTACGAGAACGTCGGCATCTGCATCATCCCGCAGTGA
- a CDS encoding anti-sigma factor antagonist, whose translation MTLSGSPARLTVVMRGKLDQTTAVELRSSVSRWIEERGEPPEVLFDLRDVEDYDILGRGELVAMHGALANAGRRCAYVTTHPRIRGLAILTIGEVGDAGSRAVATLEQGDAWLRRRATAETAIEQGTDPRRRG comes from the coding sequence GTGACCCTCTCGGGTTCGCCCGCACGACTCACCGTCGTGATGCGCGGCAAGCTGGATCAGACCACCGCCGTGGAGCTGCGCAGCAGCGTCTCGCGGTGGATCGAAGAGCGCGGTGAGCCGCCCGAGGTGTTGTTCGATCTGCGCGACGTCGAGGACTACGACATCCTCGGCCGCGGTGAGCTGGTCGCGATGCACGGTGCGCTCGCCAACGCGGGACGCCGCTGCGCCTACGTCACCACGCACCCGCGGATCCGCGGCCTCGCGATCCTCACGATCGGCGAGGTCGGTGACGCCGGGTCCCGTGCGGTCGCCACCCTCGAGCAGGGCGATGCGTGGCTGCGCCGCCGCGCGACCGCCGAGACGGCGATCGAGCAGGGCACCGACCCGCGCCGTCGCGGCTGA